A stretch of DNA from Xiphophorus maculatus strain JP 163 A chromosome 8, X_maculatus-5.0-male, whole genome shotgun sequence:
CCTCTAGGGGGCTCCGTACCATCCCCCATCAGACACACAGAACTCAATAAAATACGCCCCCTGGCGGCGATAAACATAGGAAAGGATAAATGGCTCCTACATTGTGTATAATTAATCGCACTCTAAATATTTACTGAAGCATAATGTCCTGTGAAGctttcagaggtttgttagagaacaaaacagcatcatgaagaccaatgAACACTGACATGTCAGGGAAGCTATGAAGTTCATCTGAAAATGCAAAAGTAACTCTAGAGGAGCTTCAGAGTTCTGGTGGGAGAGTTTGTAGAGGATAACTAATACCTGGGCTTTCTGCAAATTTAGATTTCATAGGAGAATCACTAGAGTGAAACCATATAAGGTCACAGCaaatatgtggaagaaggtggtcAGATCAGCAAAAATCAAATTGAAACTGTCTGTCCTACATGCAAAACTTACAATCCACATCACCAGTTGTCAGATtaaaacatggtagtggcagtaTCATGTTGTGCAGAAACAAGCAGAAACCAGGCCTTTCTGCTTTTGGTTATCTATAAAAATTACTTCAAATAATTTTCACCagtttttacttcacaattatgcaccactttttatttatggcaaaatctcaacaaaatatATCAGCGTTTGTGATTACAGTGTAACAAGATGTGAAAAAGGTGAAACAAGTCTGACTACTTTGTATTTACCTCTGTGGAGAAATCACAGCAGATTCAAAGACTggcttttttcaaaaaacatatatatttttaacctttGCAAATATAAAGatcaaaaaaatattgtagGAAACAattagaaagataaaaaaaaaaaaaaaaacaagattagaACTCAATTATTGTGTTGTTACAAAGGGATGACCAGTAAGTCGTTTGGTCCTGAAGAGATTTGATCTTTTTAAGATCTATATTTTAATTGacataatcaaaaaaaaaatcactattgGGTTCTGCACAGACAGTTTCTTATAGTTCAAAATCAATgcatattttactgaaaattacAGGAAATCAGCCATAGAAgcaaacattcatttaaaaagagaagaggaaacaGAAGGTGAGAGATAAAGACGTTATAAATAACTGCAGCACTGCTACAGTGATAGATACATTTctttagaaacatatttttacccGGCTGGTGTGAGGAACTGAAACCCCCATGCAGTTGTactgaataaacattttcttttgtctggtAGGTGGGGGTCAAATCTGTCAGGTGGACGTCAGATATAAAATCCACTTGCAGTTCCCTCAGATGTGAGAAGCAAATaatttgaacaaacaaaacccagaaGGCAGCCATGGCCAAACTGATTTTACCTTTGGTTCTCTTAGTTGCTCTCCAAGGCTATGGTAAGATGCTcaaaatagaaatgtaaaagtaaaggAAACAATTCTACTCTGTaagtgtaataaatatttttctgcagatGTGACAGCGACTTATGACAGCAACCATCTGCAAAGTCTTCCTGGTGAAGTAAGTGAGCAATTTTTATACAAGTATATAAGcatgttcttcttttttaagtCTAAACTAAAAATTGAATTTAGTTACGATGTGAATGCTtagaataaaaaacttttttttgtgaaaagtaTTTGCAAATAATAACTTGCTGaaccaaaatgaacaaatagttTTGCATCTATCAACTTTCTTTTTGCATGAAAAAGAAATTGGATTTATATCGCATTAAATCAAACGCAGCGATGCAAATGCAAATGGCTAAATTTtgcgtttttatttattttttgaagagtGAACATGATAGATTTAAAATTCTGTTCTTCTAAATGTGCTTTACGAACCATGTCAAAAGCAAAAGATTTCaatagaatttattttacatccaGAATGGGGACGTTTGCCAGGACTGCACCCAAATATTCACACTCCTTGTTGACATGCTGACCAACGCTGACCTGCAGGTGAGAACAATGGCAGATTGTGGAGCAAACACATACCTGAGTGTTCATATTGGTTTTCTGATAATGCTATCAAGTCTACATTCAGAGGCCAGgaccaaaaaacacaatgttcTACAATCGCCTGCTATTACATGCGGGTTGAACTGTTGAATAAAATcctattttaaacttttgttttgttattaggggaaacacatttttcacattcctTAATGAAAACCGTTTTTGTCATGCAagaactgaaacacaaacagtacGGAAATGTTCCTGCTTTCTCACATACAAAAggccacttcctgtttttatttctagcTGAAGTTGAACATAAGTTTctcaagagatttttttctctcttctcatCTTGAACATCCGCTTTCttgaagtttgacttttttctgaTCAGGCGTTAGTATTTTTCCTCAGCTTTTACTATTCAACCAAAAAGTTCATTAGTTTGCTCTCTCTGTAATCCACTCATAATTTTTTGCAGAATGTACTCCAACTCTTCTTACTGGTGTCTGCCCTTGTTTGAAAATCCTAACATTACAATAAATTTACAGTAGAAATTAATCACCACAACTTAACTCACAACAcgaaaaggaaaattaaaacaccAAACAACTCTAATTGTTTGGTGTTTTAATTAGGCAGTCACtatgatgatgttttttttttaatcggtcattaaaaactaaacaattataGCTGCACTTTATGTTCACCGTTGCTATCAGGAATACAGGAATACCCAATTTTAGTCATGAGGCATGAGAGAAACATTTTACCTAGTAAGCTATTACACTGAACCATTTAAGAtgtgaaatatgttaaatttgcagatctaaaaaaagaaagaaaacaaatctcagTCGCTCCATTATTTGATTGCTATCTTACGTAAAGACGTATTTATATACGTAGTTGCATAAACCTAGGTTTTACTTTAACCATACATTTACTTTCACACATTCAAAACATATAtaatttgtctaatttagaCCGATGACAATTGAatctgaaatatatataatttccaTGTGTAGTGCAGATCTTGCAGTGAACTGTGGCTGTCAAACATACACCACCATATTTAGCCAAATATTCTAATTAGCTAACAAATGTGTTAGTTGGCTAAATACATACTGAGGTATATTGTGGCTAAATATACCACAATATTTAGCCAACTTGTTTAGGGATGGCTACTTTAGTTCGCTAACTAGCCAGAAAAATTTCTAACCTAATTTTAACAAACTATTTCAAACGTACATATAaaatttttgaatgttttcattttcaaccaGTAATTTTCAactgcaattttattttattaagccaattattatatttttctgaacCATCTGAAacgtttttttaatcaacagagAAACCTCACATACTGCAGTCCCATTAGTTTAATACTAAAGTGCGTTTAATATTGGCTTAAAACCAGACTATgtagaaaactttaaatgaaggattaaaatgtacttttcatttttactaaaCATTTAACCAAGCTGCAAAACATGAGTTGTGTGTCTAAaatcaaatgaacattttatagaGCATATATTAGAGTtctaattctaaaaaaaaaaaaaaaaaaattttaataatttccctgctgggatgaataaagtaattctaatTCTAATATCCTCTTTCTATAacttgtttttgatattttttcccTTAGCACTATTTGTTTAGTGGAGAGAAAAGCGGTGCACTTTTTCTAGGGTTGGTAATTGTAACtactttatttcagaaaaagatcCTGGGAGGAATCGATGCCCTGTGTGCACATCTGCCCGGACCGGCTGCCAAAGTCTGCAAAGAAGAGGTGGACACGATGCTCCCATTGGCCATCACTTTTGTTACTGGTGTTGCAGTAAGTTGGAGGCCAGAATCAGTCGCAGGTCTTTCACAAACAAAGACCTACTGTAACTGCtaatatatatcaaaaataatccATCTGTCTCTGCAGAAACCATCAGAGGTCTGCAAGATGATTGGACTGTGTGGCTCTGATGAAGAGCGTGAAAGGATGCTCAGCTACTTTGCTAACGAGGTTCTTCAGGCTGCTTTGAAAAGTGACCATGTCAGTACACACTTACTGTAAAATGATGTTTGAATATTTCCTGTCACTAATACTTTTACTAACcaggatttttgtgtttgtttatcagGGGGAGCCTGCCACAACCTGCTCcttctgtattttcttcttcAAGACTTTGGAAGAGTTGCTGCCTAAAGAAAGGACTGAGGTGAGGCATGTTGTAAATAGCAGGAAATCGTCACACTTCAAATCAACGGAGGGAAGACACGTGGCGTTAATCTGAGTCACTTTTCTCATTTCCGACTGCAGGGTGCCGTGATCAAACTGCTGGAAGAGATTTGCCACATCTTGCCGTCGACTTATCGTGACCAGTGCGAGGTCATTGTTGACAAGTACAGCAAAACGGTGCTGGATGCAATCTTGGGCTACGCCACTCCGCAGGCCATCTGTAACCTCATCCACCTGTGCAAAGGCCAGGAAGTCATTGTCGGTCAGTCGGCACATCCTTGTCTTTGGATGAGTGAACATTACAGATTCAAAATTCTGTTCTTCCAAATGTGCTTTGCGAACCatgtcagacaaaaaaagacttaaacATTGCTGCAGGTTTAAGTCACAacctggtttttattttatttttactcaacagAATACGCCATGTTTTCATTTACCTGTCCATTTATTGaaattcttaaaatgtttttaacctaTGAAGACTGGAAAAGTGTAGCCATAAGCTCAGGTTTGGCCTACTCACAGAAATTTACagataaattctttaaaaatgtagctAAAAGCTGCTCATTAAAACTATGTTTTAAATTTCAAGAATATCAATATAATAATCACTTTACTTATGAGACTAGAACTTTAAGGAATTATGagtagaaaatataaaataggaGTATCAAGAATTCCTAGATGCCTTACTagatcatatttatttttttaagtatggaaacacatttgaggaaaataatttaGACAAACTGTGAACCTGACATGCAAATCAAAAATTCAAATATGGTTAAAtgcaaaaaccaaaattaataAATGCTGAATTTTTGATGCTTTGTGGTACAAAATAGTGATTAAATCaacatgaaaagtaaaaaaaacaactttataacCCTGATACTTAAGATTTTCCTTCAATTAGAATAATctgaactgaaaaatatttgacaatatGAATCTGCACAGAGCATGGAATAGCTTTCCATgctcacaaataataaaatacatatatgcacataaaacactaaagttttttttctgacttcacAGACCCATGCACACTGACAGCATACAGATGCAAAG
This window harbors:
- the LOC102228235 gene encoding prosaposin-like, whose protein sequence is MAKLILPLVLLVALQGYDVTATYDSNHLQSLPGENGDVCQDCTQIFTLLVDMLTNADLQKKILGGIDALCAHLPGPAAKVCKEEVDTMLPLAITFVTGVAKPSEVCKMIGLCGSDEERERMLSYFANEVLQAALKSDHGEPATTCSFCIFFFKTLEELLPKERTEGAVIKLLEEICHILPSTYRDQCEVIVDKYSKTVLDAILGYATPQAICNLIHLCKGQEVIVDPCTLTAYRCKDVSTALKCGTLFYCQKFAWKPLSYNTI